A window of bacterium contains these coding sequences:
- the folE gene encoding GTP cyclohydrolase I FolE codes for RTPQRVENALHYLTRGYSMDLNELLNNALFHETCDEMVLVRNIEFYSLCEHHMLPFYGRCHVAYLPKGKIIGISKIPRIVDMFSRRLQVQERLTNQIAHTLEEVLDPYGVAVVMEGKHLCMMMRGVEKQNSLVTSSAMLGSFKTERATRMEFLNLIKCWS; via the coding sequence CGCACGCCCCAGCGGGTGGAGAACGCCCTGCACTATCTCACCCGCGGCTATTCCATGGATTTGAACGAATTGCTCAACAACGCGCTTTTTCATGAGACCTGCGATGAGATGGTGCTGGTGCGCAACATCGAGTTCTACAGTCTGTGCGAACATCATATGCTGCCGTTTTACGGCCGCTGTCATGTGGCCTACCTGCCCAAAGGCAAGATCATCGGCATCAGTAAAATCCCCCGCATCGTCGACATGTTTTCCCGCCGGCTGCAGGTGCAGGAGCGTCTGACCAATCAGATCGCCCATACGCTGGAGGAGGTGTTGGATCCCTACGGCGTGGCGGTGGTGATGGAGGGCAAGCATCTGTGCATGATGATGCGCGGCGTGGAAAAGCAGAACAGTCTGGTGACCTCCAGCGCCATGCTCGGCTCTTTTAAAACCGAACGGGCGACGCGGATGGAGTTTCTCAACCTGATCAAGTGTTGGAGCTGA